In one Bombus fervidus isolate BK054 chromosome 16, iyBomFerv1, whole genome shotgun sequence genomic region, the following are encoded:
- the Stc gene encoding nuclear transcription factor, X-box binding stc, whose amino-acid sequence MATWDGSYSGPDDQNYCQMYSDQSVPGPATANWTLFSDNINNDYLQPSREFYVQNEPMFEQNSPNAFYHSNTNVMPSLLTTTNNYHGHVINPVGNTQVLNSEEYFSTVVKSQQGCVSDDSWKYDNNLMKNEDVSTKRIKESSDSIVNQSKLHVMAEEFVPNNRGYGDRSKSKELENTKSINDANGCVKDNGKISDKYFFCNESRHEGKYNNRKCSNYKHKERQQDQCYKKNAYTNSYQQHVKTSHKLQGNKYFTNKYYAGKSQVNSKVMNENALEQRSMTNSATCNNKKDPVINLNKGESSLSMNVCSNKNKNLSNEVNDKRTIVGDNNVQGDSIQQPKNSMKEFTYYNPGFKQTYNNHRNLRKYRYNDRHNREENFYKEKRHHYSGYGRENYNKEDKFKIRNEMCSNGEYNEYKECFNGRTGLEAKEIKEKRHNHQGYNGFKEHHKEAKLEIFKEKDKGKYYVYENKEKGNEHWRNKREISERNNIQKRGQNRKSPVDDDASQRERLAEQLNRGQLECLVCCEYIKQNDYVWSCSNCFHVLHLKCIKKWAKSSQSENGWRCPACQNVNLVIPEDYFCFCGKTRVPEWNRRDVAHSCGEICARTLSKNSCPHKCTLLCHPGSCPQCTAMVTKYCGCGKTQQTVQCSTQKLLLCESICGKNLKCGRHKCQSKCHHGECANCEETIKQMCYCGKSTKEITCQSNISFTYSCGTICGKLLECGNHTCTKLCHADACESCSLTPDKITTCCCGQTPLTDKRQTCLDSIPVCDKICMKNLKCGQPNNPHKCKVKCHIGDCPVCDLITNVRCRCGNMDREIACKDLISKADDARCEKRCIKKRSCGKHKCNQLCCIEIEHICPLICSKTLSCGRHKCEQSCHKGRCQPCWRSSFDELYCECGASVIYPPVPCGTRRPTCDKPCSRQHSCGHEILHNCHSELNCPPCTVLTQRWCHGKHELRKAVPCYVNEISCGLSCNKPISCGRHKCITICHSGPCEKPGQQCSQPCTAQRELCGHICAAPCHEGKCPDTPCKEMVKVTCQCGHRTMSRVCAENSKEYQRIASSILASKMADMQLGHSINLEEVFGQGAKKQNQLKTLECNDECKIIERNRRLALGLQIANPDLSGKLMPRYSDFMKQWAKKDPHFCQMVHDKLTELVQLAKTSKQKSRSYSFDSMNKDKRHFIHESCEHFGCESQAYDQEPKRNVVATAVKDKCWLPSYSLLEIVQRENGQRKVPGPMLNTTKADGSVKTILSLPAKKIQKPETTLSIKTSEPEIDYFDYKG is encoded by the exons ATGGCTACTTGGGATGGTTCTTATTCAGGACCAGATGACCAAAATTATTGTCAAATGTATTCTGATCAAAGCGTACCTGGGCCTGCAACAGCAAATTGGACATTATTTtctgataatataaataacgatTATTTACAACCTAGTCGTGAGTTCTATGTACAAAATGAACCTATGTTTGAACAGAATAGTCCAAATGCTTTCTATCATTCGAACACGAATGTTATGCCAAGTTTGTTGACTACAACCAATAATTATCATGGGCATGTAATAAACCCAGTAGGAAATACACAAGTATTAAATAGTGAGGAGTACTTTTCAACTGTTGTCAAATCTCAACAAGGCTGCGTATCTGATGACTCTTGGAAATATGATAACAATCTAATGAAGAACGAAGATGTCTCTACAAAGAGAATAAAGGAATCTTCAGACAGCATAGTCAATCAATCAAAATTACATGTGATGGCTGAAGAGTTTGTGCCAAATAATAGAGGATATGGTGATAGAAGTAAAAGTAAAGAGTTAGAGAATACAAAATCTATTAACGATGCAAATGGTTGTGTCAAGGATAATGGCAAGATATCAGATAAATACTTCTTTTGTAATGAGAGTAGGCATGAaggtaaatataataacagaAAATGTTCTAATTATAAACACAAAGAAAGACAGCAAGATCAGTGTTACAAAAAAAATGCATACACGAATTCCTATCAACAGCATGTCAAAACTTCTCATAAACTTCAAGGTAATAAATACTTTACTAATAAGTATTATGCAGGAAAATCACAAGTAAATTCAAAAGTTATGAATGAAAATGCATTGGAACAACGTTCAATGACTAATAGCGCTacttgtaataataaaaaggatcctgtaataaatttgaataaaggAGAATCATCATTAAGTATGAATGTGTgctcaaataaaaataaaaatttgtcgaaTGAGGTTAATGATAAAAGAACTATCGTTGGTGATAATAATGTACAAGGTGATAGCATACAGCAGCCCAAAAATTCGATGAAGGAATTTACTTACTATAATCCTGGCTTCAAACAGACCTACAATAATCATAGAAATTTAAGGAAATATCGGTATAATGATAGACATAACAgggaagaaaatttttataaagaaaagcgACATCATTATTCAGGGTATGgtagagaaaattataataaagaagataaatttaaaataagaaatgaaaTGTGCAGTAATGGAGAATATAACGAATATAAAGAATGTTTTAACGGGAGAACTGGATTAGAAGCAAAagagataaaagagaaaaggcaCAACCATCAAGGATATAATGGATTTAAAGAACATCACAAGGAAGCTAAACTAGAAATCTttaaagagaaagataaaggtaaatattatgtatatgaaaataaagagaaaggaaatgaACATTGGAGGAATAAAAGGGAAATTagcgaaagaaataatattcagaaacGGGGACAAAATAGAAAGTCACCAGTTG ATGATGATGCAAGTCAAAGAGAAAGATTAGCAGAACAGTTGAATAGAGGACAATTAGAATGTTTAGTATGTTGTGAATATATTAAACAGAATGATTATGTTTGGTCATGTTCTAACTGCTTTCATGTGTTGCATctgaaatgtattaaaaaatgggCAAAGTCATCACAATCTG aaaatgGCTGGAGATGTCCAGCATGTCAAAATGTTAACTTAGTAATTCCTGAAGATTACTTTTGCTTTTGTGGCAAAACAAGAGTACCCGAATGGAATCGTAGAGATGTTGCACATTCTTGCGGTGAAATTTGCGCTAGAACATTATCCAAAAATAGTTGTCCACATAAGTGCACTCTCTTATGCCATCCTGGATCTTGTCCACAATGTACAGCAATGGTAACAAAATATTGTGGCTGTGGTAAAACTCAGCAAACAGTACAGTGTAGTACTCAGAAATTATTGCTGTGTGAATCTATATgtggtaaaaatttaaaatgcgGCAGGCATAAATGTCAAAGTAAATGCCATCATGGAGAATGTGCAAACTGTGAAGAAACAATAAAGCAAa tgTGTTATTGTGGCAAAagtacaaaagaaataacttGTCAGAGTAATATTTCGTTTACATATTCTTGTGGAACTATTTGCGGTAAATTGTTAGAATGTGGTAATCACACTTGTACAAAATTATGTCATGCGGATGCTTGCGAATCCTGTTCTTTAACTCCTGACAAAATTACAACTTGCTGCTGTGGTCAAACACCATTAACAGATAAGAGACAAACTTGCTTAGATTCAATTCCAGTCTGTGACAaaatctgtatgaaaaatttgaaatgcgGGCAACCTA ATAATCCTCATAAGTGTAAAGTGAAGTGTCATATAGGAGATTGTCCTGTTTGTGACTTAATTACCAATGTTAGATGCCGCTGCGGAAACATGGATAGGGAAATAGCTTGTAAAGATTTGATATCAAAAGCTGATGATGCACGGTGTGAAAAgagatgtataaaaaaaaggtCTTGTGGGAAGCACAAATGTAACCAACTGTGTTGTATAGAGATAGAACATATTTGTCCATTAATATGTTCTAAAACTTTAAGCTGTGGGAGGCATAAATGTGAACAAAGTTGTCATAAAG gaAGGTGTCAACCTTGTTGGCGAAGTAGTTTTGATGAATTATACTGTGAATGCGGGGCTTCTGTGATATATCCTCCCGTTCCTTGTGGGACAAGAAGACCTACATGTGACAAGCCTTGCTCTCGACAGCACTCTTGTGGCCacgaaatattacataattgcCATAGCGAATTAAACTGTCCGCCTTGTACTGTTCTTACTCAGAGATGGTGTCATGGTAAACATGAATTACGAAAAGCTGTACCATGCTAtgttaacgaaatttcatgTGGTTTGTCATGTAACAAGCCCATATCCTGTGGTCGACATAAATGCATTACTATTTGTCATTCTGGACCATGCGAAAAACCAGGGCAACAATGTTCTCAGCCTTGTACTGCTCAAAGGGAACTGTGTGGACACATCTGCGCTGCTCCATGTCACGAGGGTAAATGTCCAGACACACCTTGCAAGGAGATGGTTaag GTGACGTGTCAGTGTGGGCATAGGACTATGTCGCGTGTTTGCGCCGAAAATTCTAAAGAATATCAGAGAATAGCAAGTAGCATATTAGCTAGTAAAATGGCTGATATGCAATTAGGTCATTCTATTAATTTGGAAGAAGTATTTGGTCAAGGAGCAAAGAAGCAGAATCAGTTAAAAACTTTAGAATGCAATgatgaatgtaaaataatagaacGGAATAGAAGATTGGCGTTGGGTTTGCAAATTGCAAATCCAGATTTAAGTGGAAAATTAATGCCTAGATACAGTGATTTTATGAAACAGTGGGCTAAAAAGGATCCTCATTTTTGTCAGATGGTTCATGACAAATTAACCGAGTTGGTACAATTAGCAAAAACGTCTAAACAAAAATCACGCAGTTATTCCTTTGATAGCATGAACAAAGATAAACGTCATTTTATTCACGAGTCTTGTGAACATTTTGGTTGTGAAAGCCAGGCATATGATCAGGAGCCAAAAAGAAATGTTGTTGCGACTGCTGTAAAAGATAAG tGTTGGTTACCTAGTTATAGTTTATTAGAGATTGTACAACGGGAAAATGGTCAGAGAAAAGTTCCAGGTCCAATGTTAAATACTACAAAAGCTGATGGGTCCGTGAA GACAATATTATCACTGCCTGCGAAAAAGATCCAAAAGCCAGAAACAACATTAAGCATAAAAACATCAGAACCAGAAATAGATTATTTTGATTATAAGGGTTAA
- the LOC139995441 gene encoding dynein light chain Tctex-type protein 2B has protein sequence MANNIESKATVASEEIEAEECQEDVPEEGKVIRKDEKSRLNVEVLDDAETVTLEQPVYQIRPQLHEKFKPLNAKEVIHNVLFDQLSAKTYDAQEAAQWTKDIADLIREKVKELKFKRYKYIVNVVLGEQHGAGVKMGTRCIWDAEADTYAYDSFLNDTIFCVATVYAVYFY, from the exons ATGGCGAACAATATTGAAAGTAAAGCTACTGTCGCATCGGAAGAGATAGAAGCAGAAGAATGCCAAGAAGATGTTCCAGAGGAAGGAAAGGTTATTCGGAAAGACGAAAAATCGAGGCTAAATGTGGAGGTGCTCGATGACGCGGAAACCGTGACGCTAGAACAACCAGTTTATCAAATACGTCCGCAGTTACACGAGAA GTTTAAACCGTTAAACGCTAAAGAAGTTATACATAATGTGCTATTTGATCAGCTTTCTGCGAAAACTTACGATGCTCAGGAAGCAGCCCAATGGACTAAAGATATAGCGGATTTAATTAGAGAGAAAGTTAAAG AGCTAAAGTTCAAACGttacaaatatattgtaaatgtGGTTTTGGGTGAGCAGCATGGTGCTGGGGTGAAAATGGGTACAAGATGTATTTGGGATGCAGAAGCAGATACGTACGCGTACGATAGTTTCTTGAAT GATACGATATTCTGTGTGGCCACTGTGTACGCcgtgtatttttattag
- the Gcn5 gene encoding gcn5 acetyltransferase gives MTTEEGNRNSTLQSLEETGQCVTSTSQHAGNSRESNTVRPQEQSSRQNNLQRIQQRKQHMLNLPQMKKILKIATYSACKIEDCKCIGWKNSQLLTKSSKNDTQQPVINFFDPCKSCKHVLENHVSHLTNQSEEEVNKLLCMVIDADNIFLGLQKEEDPDTKKVYFYLYKLLRKCIQSMTKPMIEGPLGQPPFERPSIAKAVMNFVAYKYGHLPQRDMQAMCDMAKMFLHCLNHWNFDPLSARRGTISAEEAPAYKINHTRWLVFCHIPAFCDSLPHYDTSLVFGRTFVQAVFKPVSRQLLDKCHSERDKLAPEKRVIVLTHFPKFLSMLEAEIYSDNSPIWDPDFKQVPPTYLQSALESKTSQGRRTGEFEKVTVPPNDKDNYTTINISPGMKKIHEKRSHSEGRSDVKRRKNEEIFEDLSEETVAEIIATINDPNYMCGPDAVFPPNVPRDETAKIEESRKIIEFHVVGNSLTQPVSKQTMLWLIGLHNVFSHQLPRMPKEYISQLVFDPKHKTLALIKDGRPIGGICFRMFPTQGFTEIVFCAVTSQEQVKGYGTHLMNMLKDYHIKNNILHFLTFADEFAIGYFKKQGFSKDIKLPRSMYQGYIKDYEGATLMHCELNAKIVYTEFTAVIRKQKEIIKKLIHQRQQEIQKVHPGLTCFKEGVRGIPVESIPGIRETGWKSYTQTRTRGVAKGTQGPEPMEACLDITDSLYNALKNVLNSVKNHSTAWPFLKPVDKNEVPDYYDHIKYPMDLKTMTDRLKARYYVTRRLFIADMTRIFTNCRLYNSPDTEYYRCANALEKYFQTRMKEIGLWDK, from the exons ATGACAACTGAAGAAGGAAATCGTAACTCAACTTTACAGTCGCTAGAGGAAACTGGTCAATGTGTAACTAGTACATCACAACATGCAGGAAATAGTAGAGAATCAAATACTGTCAGACCACAGGAACAGAGCAGccgacaaaataatttacaaagaatCCAACAAAGGAAACAACATATGTTAAATTTACcacaaatgaaaaaaatattaaaaattgcaacATATAGCGCCTGTAAAATTGAAGATTGCAAATGCATTGGATGGAAGAATTCTCAATTACTAACTAAATCTTCTAAAAATGATACACAACAAcctgttataaatttttttgacCCTTGTAAAAGTTGCAAGCATGTTTTAGAAAATCATGTTTCACATTTGACTAATCAATCAGAAGAAGAGgtcaataaattattatgtatggTTATAGACGCTGACAATATTTTTCTAGGTTTACAGAAAGAAGAAGATCCTGACACAAAGAAAGTTTATTTCTACTTATACAAGCTTTTAAGAAAATGTATACAATCTATGACTAAACCTATGATAGAAGGTCCTTTAGGACAACCACCTTTTGAACGACCTAGTATAGCAAAAGCAGTAATGAATTTTGTTGCTTATAAATATGGTCACTTGCCGCAAAGAGACATGCAAGCTATGTGCGATATGGCTAAGATGTTTCTGCATTGTTTGAACCATTGGAACTTTGATCCACTCAGTGCTAGAAGAGGCACGATCAGTGCAGAAGAAGCTCCtgcatataaaattaatcataCTCGTTGGCTTGTATTTTGTCATATACCAGCATTTTGTGATTCATTACCTCATTACGATACGTCTCTAGTTTTTGGACGAACGTTTGTCCAAGCTGTTTTTAAGCCAGTTTCTAGGCAATTGCTAGATAAATGTCACAGTGAACGAGATAAATTAGCACCAGAGAAAAGAGTAATAGTCTTAACACATTTTCCGAA GTTCCTATCAATGTTAGAAGCAGAGATTTATTCGGATAATTCTCCGATCTGGGATCCTGATTTTAAACAAGTACCTCCTACTTATTTACAATCTGCGTTGGAATCAAAAACAAGTCAAGGAAGGAGAACCGGTGAATTTGAAAAAGTCACAGTTCCACCAAATGATAAAGATAACTATACAACAATTAACATAAGTCCTGGCATGAAgaaaattcatgaaaaaagATCACATTCCGAAGGCCGCTCAGacgtaaaaagaagaaagaacgaagaaatttttGAAGATTTATCAGAAGAAACAGTTGCTGAAATTATAGCGACTATTAACGATCCTAATTACATGTGCGGGCCTGACGCAGTATTTCCACCAAATGTTCCACGAGATGAAACTGCTAAGATTGAGGAAAGCAGAAAGATTATAGAATTTCACGTGGTTGGGAACAGTTTAACGCAGCCAGTTTCTAAACAAACGATGCTTTGGTTAATTGGATTACATAACGTATTTAGCCACCAATTACCTAGAATGCCAAAAGAATACATATCTCAATTAGTTTTTGATCC gAAGCATAAAACACTAGCTCTAATAAAAGATGGTCGACCAATTGGTGGTATCTGTTTTCGAATGTTTCCTACTCAGGGCTTTACAGAAATAGTATTTTGTGCTGTTACAAGCCAAGAGCAAGTCAAAGGCTATGGTACACACTTAATGAACATGCTTAAAGACtatcatataaaaaataatatattacatttcctTACATTCGCCGATGAATTTGCAATCGGATATTTCAAAAAGCAAGGCTTTagtaaagatataaaattaccTCGGTCAATGTATCAAGGATATATTAAGGATTATGAGGGAGCAACATTAATGCATTGCGAATTGAATGCGAAAATTGTGTATACTGAATTTACGGCTGTGATAcgaaaacagaaagaaattattaaaaagttgaTTCATCAAAGGCAACAAGAGATACAAAAAGTTCATCCTGGTTTAACATGTTTCAAAGAAGGTGTTAGGGGAATTCCAGTTGAATCTATACCTGGTATTCGTGAAACTGGTTGGAAAAGTTATACTCAGACAAGAACAAGAGGAGTAGCTAAAGGAACTCAAGGGCCAGAACCAATGGAAGCATGCTTGGATATCACTGATTCTTTGTATAATgcgttaaaaaatgttttaaatagcGTAAAAAATCATAGTACAGCATGGCCATTTTTAAAGCCTGTGGATAAGAACGAAGTGCCAGATTATTACGATCATATTAAATATCCAATGG ATCTCAAAACTATGACCGATCGATTAAAAGCTAGATATTATGTTAcaagaagattatttattgCAGACATGACACGAATTTTCACTAACTGTCGCTTGTATAATAGTCCTGATACCGAGTACTATCGATGTGCTAAtgctttagaaaaatatttccaaacaagaatgaaagaaattggTCTTtgggataaataa
- the LOC139995429 gene encoding uncharacterized protein has product MSAAVRERTTTHTSRKIVSHGSPISGQSQSTTMANSLENNLDALLEDLQTSVSRSATPSRGGRALSPQVEYRVAANPTKVVSEGRAISPATTITTTTEKYVSTGPSGAPSGIPDLNFIDSELQNVQPGQSKTVAYKQVSYQYNKSLDGKPIDSWVADNALTNTSTALIDDIRERSYEESTIPRGLEPVSKSVNRELVYNDSCVSRSKQTSPLPAGTQRDVKYIHESSSYQTEPAQNTTVTTTVHANAAQEYGNVEYVPVPSPTAAIPINLAPGPNTKVTTTIKTYTYELPGPPETYLPGGNAPGTVVLPGDQTITYTIPKGTTSSTDKTIAYQTVTENVPSRTPARYSSPPPPVTDVTKKSTTIHQESKFYHEEHHDSPANVQPTTTVYHPGSPLLANKTTITRNEKYYQVDGGYPNGHTAGDRPPDHPATTVIYQNQPPTINETRATINRIEEHYPSRPPSGGRHPTPDKPATPVNYYTLPAQSTSPPQSTTTIYKFSNTTTSIPPNKNPEDHEVLLPKPFPTEAVQLYPSNKPANNNVQTPPKKLEDLMASFSDTEREVLEDIEKREKEQQKESPTVKKEVDFVPHTPPKVKSKNVAGPPVYYPPGAAEFTKKEEASAAMSQSGGVRWQKAKAKYEYEASGKSKSKSSSGKAVVPVCLPLCCALPCVIM; this is encoded by the exons ATGTCAGCTGCAGTGAGGGAGAGAACAACAACGCACACCAGCAGAAAGATAGTGAGTCATGGTAGTCCTATATCGGGCCAGAGTCAGTCGACAACCATGGCCAACAGCCTCGAAAACAACTTAG ACGCTCTTCTCGAGGACTTGCAAACAAGTGTCTCGAGAAGTGCCACCCCGAGCCGAGGCGGCAGGGCGCTTTCGCCTCAAGTAGAGTATCGCGTAGCTGCAAATCCTACCAAGGTGGTTTCCGAAGGCAG AGCCATCTCACCCGCTACAACCATCACCACCACCACTGAAAAATATGTAAGCACCGGGCCGAGTGGTGCGCCGAGTGGTATACCTGATTTGAACTTCATCGATTCAGAATTGCAAAAT GTACAGCCTGGTCAAAGCAAAACGGTCGCTTATAAACAGGTGTCGTATCAATATAACAAAAGTCTGGATGGAAAACCAATTG ATTCGTGGGTAGCGGACAACGCATTAACCAACACCAGTACGGCTTTGAT CGATGATATCCGAGAAAGGAGTTACGAAGAAAGCACAATCCCCCGTGGCTTAGAACCGGTCAGCAAATCAGTCAACAGAGAACTA GTGTATAACGATAGTTGCGTATCTCGTTCGAAGCAAACTTCGCCTTTACCAGCAGGTACTCAGAGGGATGTGAAATATATTCATGAATCTTCCA GCTATCAAACAGAACCAGCGCAAAACACGACGGTAACGACGACGGTGCACGCGAATGCTGCGCAAGAATATGGAAACGTCGAGTACGTACCAGTGCCATCGCCAACAGCAGCGATACCGATCAATCTGGCACCGGGTCCGAACACCAAAGTAACCACTACCATTAAAACGTACACTTACGAGCTACCAGGACCGCCTGAAACCTATTTACCAGGTGGCAACGCGCCAGGCACTGTTGTGCTGCCAGGTGATCAAACTATCACGTACACGATACCGAAAGGAACTACTAGCTCCACGGACAAAACCATCGCTTATCAAACGGTGACCGAGAACGTTCCATCTAGAACACCAGCCAGATACAGCAGTCCGCCGCCTCCTGTAACAGACGTGACAAAGAAATCTACCACGATTCATCAAGAGTCAAAGTTCTATCACGAAGAACACCACGATAGTCCGGCCAACGTGCAACCAACCACCACGGTCTATCATCCTGGTTCACCACTCTTGGCAAATAAAACAACGATCACGCGAAACGAAAAATACTATCAGGTGGATGGAGGTTATCCAAACGGTCATACGGCTGGCGATCGACCACCGGATCATCCGGCAACCACGGTGATCTATCAGAATCAACCACCGACTATAAACGAGACTCGCGCAACGATAAATCGGATCGAGGAACATTATCCTAGTCGACCACCGTCCGGCGGACGACATCCGACACCCGACAAACCGGCAACACCGGtcaattattatacattaccGGCACAGTCCACTTCCCCGCCGCAGTCTACCACAacgatatacaaattttccaaCACCACCACGTCCATACCTCCAAACAAGAATCCCGAAGACCACGAAGTTTTGTTACCTAAACCGTTCCCGACCGAGGCTGTTCAGCTTTATCCATCGAACAAGCCGGCTAACAACAACGTGCAAACTCCGCCCAAGAAGTTGGAGGATCTCATGGCATCGTTCTCCGACACAGAG CGCGAGGTCCTGGAAGACAttgaaaaaagggaaaaggaacAACAAAAGGAGTCCCCAACGGTGAAAAAGGAGGTTGACTTTGTACCCCATACACCGCcaaaagtaaaaagtaaaaatgtcGCTGGACCTCCAGTTTATTATCCTCCCGGAGCAGCAGAATTCActaagaaagaagaggctagTGCGGCTATGTCACAGTCTGGTGGTGTAA GATGGCAAAAGGCTAAGGCGAAATACGAATACGAAGCGTCTGGTAAAAGTAAATCGAAATCGAGTAGCGGCAAGGCTGTTGTTCCTGTTTGTTTGCCACTTTGTTGCGCCTTGCCATgtgtaattatgtaa